A DNA window from Primulina tabacum isolate GXHZ01 chromosome 12, ASM2559414v2, whole genome shotgun sequence contains the following coding sequences:
- the LOC142520290 gene encoding uncharacterized protein LOC142520290: MRKIPRIEPSRRREPEPERKRNSPPATGLIKMILGGSIDGDSNQERKSRSRRGECLEVEGARRTEAVINFGPKDLEGVNLPHNDALMDLQGYHLEAVETALFGFAGHVVYPEGEIVLPLTLGSQDLKKTVMTSFIVVDSPSSYNIILGRPAMNELRAIASTYHQKIKFSVGARVGEVRGDQPSSRKCYVEAVRADKSKTRREGKKEKVYGVEG, translated from the exons ATGAGAAAAATCCCGAGGATTGAGCCCAGTAGAAGAAGGGAGCCTGAACCCGAGAGGAAAAGGAATTCGCCCCCTGCTACGGGATTGATTAAGATGATATTAGGAGGCTCTATTGATGGAGACTCCAACCAAGAAAGGAAGTCGAGAAGTAGGAGGGGGGAGTGTTTGGAGGTGGAGGGAGCGAGAAGGACTGAGGCGGTCATCAATTTTGGCCCGAAAGATTTGGAGGGGGTGAATCTGCCCCACAACGATGCCCTG atggatttgcagggcTATCACTTGGAGGCTGTGGAAACTGCCCTCTTTGGTTTTGCTGGCCATGTGGTTTACCCGGAAGGGGAAATTGTTTTGCCATTAACCCTGGGTTCTCAGGATCTTAAAAAGACGGTGATGACTTCATTTATCGTGGTGGACTCCCcatcatcatataatatcattctgGGGAGGCCGGCTATGAACGAACTGAGAGCCATAGCATCCACATACCACCAAAAGATAAAGTTTTCAGTGGGAGCCCGGGTGGGGGAAGTCCGAGGAGATCAGCCATCCTCCCGAAAATGCTATGTGGAGGCAGTCCGGGCTGATAAGAGCAAGACCAGGAGGGAagggaaaaaggaaaaggtgtATGGAGTAGAAGGATGA